In Streptococcus parasuis, the following proteins share a genomic window:
- a CDS encoding PLP-dependent aminotransferase family protein, with protein sequence MTKYQQIISDINQAIENHTYKRGQKLPSVRQLSQTYQCSKDTVQKALVELKYQKKIYSVEKSGYYILEDQHFKEDMVDLNPADFQELPYEDFRICLHESLIGRENYLFNYYHQQEGLAELISSVQSLLMDYHVYTKKDQLVITAGSQQALYILTQMTFTNDKSDILIEKPTYSRMVELVQHQGIPYQTIERNLDGIDLEELESIFKKGNIKFFYTIPRLHNPLGSTYDLATKTAIVKLANQYNVYIIEDDYLADFDSSHSLPLHYLDTDNRVIYIKSFTPTLFPALRIGAISLPNQLRDAFIQHKSLIDYDTNLIMQKALSLYIDNGMFSRNTQHLHQIHHVQWNKTKEYLNQHSLSVPYRISKGSVTFQLEKGTVTPAIQQQIRMSQFFEGEKHDFLQLHYGEDLPERLDMLQQRLQSK encoded by the coding sequence ATGACAAAATACCAGCAAATTATCTCAGATATTAACCAAGCTATTGAAAACCATACTTATAAACGTGGGCAAAAACTCCCATCAGTACGGCAACTTAGTCAAACTTACCAGTGCAGCAAAGACACTGTACAAAAGGCCTTGGTCGAACTCAAATACCAAAAGAAAATCTATTCTGTCGAAAAAAGTGGATACTACATCCTGGAAGACCAACATTTCAAGGAAGATATGGTCGATTTAAATCCAGCCGATTTTCAGGAATTACCATACGAAGATTTCCGCATTTGTCTTCATGAAAGCCTCATTGGAAGAGAAAACTATCTCTTTAACTACTACCACCAACAAGAAGGACTGGCAGAATTGATTTCCTCTGTCCAGAGCCTTCTAATGGATTACCATGTCTATACAAAAAAAGACCAGTTGGTCATTACCGCTGGTAGCCAACAAGCTTTGTATATTCTAACACAAATGACTTTTACCAATGACAAATCTGATATATTAATTGAAAAGCCTACCTATTCACGGATGGTCGAACTCGTTCAACACCAAGGGATTCCTTATCAAACCATTGAACGCAACCTTGATGGCATTGACCTCGAAGAATTAGAATCCATTTTCAAAAAAGGAAATATCAAATTTTTCTATACTATTCCTCGCTTGCATAACCCTCTCGGTTCAACCTATGACCTGGCCACTAAAACAGCCATTGTAAAACTTGCTAACCAATACAACGTCTACATCATTGAAGATGATTATTTAGCAGACTTTGACTCCAGCCACAGTCTTCCATTGCATTACCTTGATACAGACAATCGTGTCATTTATATCAAATCCTTCACCCCTACACTCTTTCCTGCACTACGAATTGGTGCAATTAGCCTTCCCAACCAATTACGCGATGCTTTTATACAACACAAAAGCTTGATTGACTACGATACCAACCTCATCATGCAAAAGGCACTTTCACTGTATATTGATAATGGTATGTTTTCACGAAATACACAGCACCTTCATCAAATACATCACGTACAGTGGAATAAAACGAAAGAATACCTCAATCAGCATTCACTATCCGTTCCATATCGTATTTCAAAAGGAAGTGTAACCTTTCAACTTGAAAAAGGGACCGTGACGCCTGCCATTCAACAGCAAATCAGAATGAGTCAATTTTTTGAAGGCGAAAAGCATGATTTCCTCCAATTGCACTATGGGGAGGATCTCCCAGAGAGGTTGGACATGCTTCAGCAACGATTGCAATCCAAATAA
- the proB gene encoding glutamate 5-kinase has translation MTEKTIVFKVGTSSLTQDNGSLDRIKIARITNQLAQLHQKGYQIVLVTSGSIAAGFRRLGFDKRPTKIAEKQASAAVGQGLLIEEYTQNLMKDGIVSAQILLTQDDFADARRYRNASQALQVLLKQRAIPIINENDTIAIEEIKVGDNDTLSAQVASLLKADLLVLLTDVDGLYTANPNSDPTAEHLPEIKEITEDLFAMAAGAGSSNGTGGMTTKLQAAQIATKSGVPVFVCSSKEDTALLQAVSQANRGTLFLADEHAMNQRKQWMAFYARTDATVEVDAGAVEAMLHQGRSLLVAGVKAIEGDFGVGQVVEVYSQSEHRLIGKGRVKLSSEDLQNKLKNGRAEGVLIHRNDWVSL, from the coding sequence ATGACTGAAAAAACAATAGTATTTAAGGTGGGAACTAGTTCCCTGACACAAGACAATGGAAGTCTGGATCGAATTAAAATAGCTCGCATTACCAATCAATTGGCTCAACTCCATCAAAAGGGCTATCAAATCGTATTGGTAACCTCAGGTTCTATTGCTGCAGGATTTAGACGATTGGGCTTTGATAAGCGACCGACGAAAATTGCAGAAAAACAGGCTTCTGCGGCAGTGGGTCAAGGACTTTTGATTGAAGAATATACACAAAATTTGATGAAAGATGGCATTGTATCAGCGCAAATTCTATTAACGCAAGATGATTTTGCTGACGCACGACGATATCGGAATGCTTCTCAGGCCTTGCAAGTCTTACTTAAACAACGTGCGATTCCCATTATTAATGAAAATGACACCATTGCCATTGAGGAGATTAAGGTGGGGGATAACGATACCTTGTCTGCTCAAGTTGCCTCTCTCTTAAAGGCAGATCTTCTGGTCTTATTGACCGATGTGGACGGGCTATATACTGCAAACCCAAATAGTGATCCCACAGCAGAGCATTTACCTGAAATTAAAGAAATCACGGAAGACCTATTTGCCATGGCTGCAGGGGCTGGTTCGTCTAATGGGACAGGAGGCATGACTACTAAACTACAAGCAGCTCAGATTGCAACCAAGTCAGGCGTGCCAGTATTTGTTTGTTCTTCCAAAGAAGATACCGCTTTGCTTCAGGCTGTTAGTCAGGCTAATAGAGGAACCTTGTTCTTAGCAGATGAACATGCCATGAATCAACGAAAACAGTGGATGGCTTTCTATGCTCGGACTGATGCGACTGTTGAAGTGGATGCAGGTGCTGTTGAAGCGATGTTGCATCAAGGTCGAAGTTTGTTAGTAGCAGGTGTCAAAGCTATCGAAGGTGATTTTGGTGTAGGGCAGGTTGTCGAAGTATATAGCCAAAGTGAACATCGTTTGATTGGCAAAGGTCGGGTCAAACTATCGTCCGAAGACTTGCAGAACAAGTTGAAAAATGGCAGAGCAGAAGGTGTGTTGATTCACCGAAACGATTGGGTTAGTTTATAG
- a CDS encoding glutamate-5-semialdehyde dehydrogenase: protein MTTTQVLLDSLLAHKASINLATTEQKNQALSAMADQLVAQTEAILAGNAIDMKNAQGKISQVMQDRLLLTAERIEAMADGIRALIGLPDPVGLVLEESTRADGLNICKKSIPFGLVGMIYESRPNVTSDAAALAIKSGNAVILRGGKEAFHSAQAIVTALKAGLEEVGLSPKVIELVQDTSRASATELMTAKGKIDLLVPRGGAGLIQAVVENATVPVIETGTGICHVYVDKDADLEKALRIVVNAKTSRPSVCNAAEVLLVHESIASQFLPRLEEALSGQVELRADSQAQAILKQSKPAGDQDFDTEFLDYIMAVKVVSSVEEAIRHIGQHSTGHSEAIVTENSQTADLFTLYVDSAAVYVNASTRFTDGGEFGLGCELGISTQKMHARGPMGLREMTTYKYIITGDGHIR from the coding sequence ATGACAACAACACAGGTATTATTAGATAGTTTATTGGCCCACAAGGCTTCAATCAACCTAGCGACAACAGAACAAAAAAATCAGGCCCTATCAGCAATGGCAGACCAGTTGGTTGCTCAGACTGAGGCAATTTTAGCAGGCAATGCCATCGATATGAAAAATGCCCAAGGCAAGATTAGCCAAGTCATGCAGGACAGATTGCTCCTGACTGCTGAACGAATTGAAGCCATGGCAGATGGCATTCGGGCCTTGATTGGCTTGCCAGATCCTGTCGGATTAGTCTTGGAAGAATCCACTCGGGCAGACGGCTTGAACATTTGCAAGAAATCAATACCCTTTGGATTGGTGGGAATGATTTACGAAAGCCGTCCAAATGTGACCTCAGATGCCGCAGCCTTGGCAATCAAGAGTGGTAATGCGGTCATCTTGCGTGGTGGCAAGGAAGCTTTTCATTCGGCCCAGGCTATTGTCACAGCCCTCAAGGCAGGTTTGGAAGAAGTTGGCCTATCACCTAAGGTCATCGAGTTAGTCCAAGATACCAGCCGTGCCTCTGCGACCGAGTTGATGACTGCCAAAGGCAAGATTGACCTCTTGGTGCCACGTGGCGGTGCAGGACTTATTCAAGCTGTTGTTGAAAATGCGACTGTGCCAGTTATAGAAACAGGTACGGGAATCTGTCATGTCTATGTGGACAAGGATGCGGACTTGGAAAAGGCCTTGCGGATTGTGGTCAATGCCAAAACCAGTCGTCCCTCAGTCTGCAATGCGGCTGAAGTCTTGCTGGTCCACGAATCAATTGCCAGTCAATTCTTGCCTCGTTTGGAAGAAGCTCTTTCTGGTCAGGTGGAATTACGTGCTGACAGTCAGGCACAGGCAATTCTAAAACAATCCAAACCAGCAGGCGACCAAGATTTTGACACGGAATTTTTAGACTATATCATGGCTGTCAAAGTCGTATCAAGCGTAGAAGAAGCCATCAGACACATCGGCCAACATTCGACTGGACATAGCGAGGCCATTGTGACGGAAAACAGCCAGACGGCAGACTTGTTCACACTCTACGTGGACTCAGCGGCAGTCTATGTCAATGCCTCGACCCGTTTTACTGACGGCGGCGAGTTTGGTCTGGGCTGCGAGCTGGGCATTTCTACCCAGAAGATGCACGCTCGTGGTCCAATGGGACTGCGTGAAATGACAACTTACAAGTACATCATCACAGGCGACGGCCATATTCGTTAG
- the proC gene encoding pyrroline-5-carboxylate reductase — MKIGFIGLGNMGAALAQAVSQQADTQLLLSNHNPVKAHALQEKVGGQLFSNGEIAEQAEVIFLGVKPHLIQSVLSGLQDQISQNPSAIWISMAAGVTLNSLEEFVSADKLIRIMPNTPVAIGQGMTTYSVVNQELAPLLEQILEKSGKVQQVPEKLIDAATAIAGCGPAFVYQMIEALTDAGVQNGLTAEDAKILAAQTLAGTAQMVLSSDKHPAQLRQEVTSPGGSTIAGVVALEEEGFRYAVIKAVAAALKKTRKLGKK; from the coding sequence ATGAAGATTGGATTTATTGGACTGGGCAATATGGGAGCGGCTCTAGCTCAAGCGGTCAGCCAGCAGGCAGACACTCAGCTCCTCCTCAGCAACCACAACCCAGTAAAAGCCCATGCTCTTCAAGAGAAGGTGGGAGGTCAGCTTTTTTCTAATGGGGAAATAGCAGAGCAGGCCGAGGTGATTTTCCTTGGGGTCAAGCCTCACCTAATTCAGTCTGTCTTATCAGGCTTACAGGACCAGATTAGCCAGAATCCATCAGCTATCTGGATTTCCATGGCAGCAGGAGTGACCCTTAACAGCCTGGAAGAATTTGTGTCTGCAGATAAACTCATTCGTATCATGCCCAATACACCTGTCGCTATCGGCCAAGGTATGACAACCTATAGCGTGGTCAATCAAGAACTCGCTCCGCTATTGGAACAAATTTTAGAAAAATCTGGCAAGGTACAGCAAGTGCCAGAGAAGTTGATAGATGCTGCGACGGCTATCGCGGGCTGTGGACCTGCCTTCGTCTATCAGATGATTGAGGCCCTGACAGATGCGGGTGTGCAGAATGGTCTTACAGCGGAGGATGCGAAAATTTTGGCTGCACAAACCTTGGCTGGAACTGCTCAAATGGTATTATCCAGCGACAAGCATCCAGCCCAGTTGAGGCAAGAAGTGACCTCGCCAGGTGGATCGACTATTGCAGGCGTAGTGGCTCTTGAAGAAGAAGGCTTCCGTTACGCCGTTATCAAGGCAGTCGCCGCCGCCCTCAAAAAGACTAGAAAATTAGGCAAAAAATAG
- a CDS encoding DegV family protein, which produces MSKWKIVADSGCDYRQLANLAPNTEFISVPLTIQVGDEAFVDDASLDIDHMMHVMETSKAAAGSACPSPQAYQSAFEGADHIIVLTITGGLSGSFNAARIARDMYLEEHPEVQIHLIDSLSAGGEMDLLVDEINRLIGTGLDFPQVVEAITHYQNHSKLLFVLAKVDNLVKNGRLSKLVGTVVGLLNIRMVGEASAEGKLELLQKARGHKKSVKAAFEEMKKAGYQGGRIVMAHRNNVKFFQDFSELVRHSFPAAIIDEVATSGLCSFYAEDGGLLMGYEIEASVQ; this is translated from the coding sequence ATGTCAAAATGGAAAATTGTCGCAGATTCAGGCTGTGATTACCGTCAATTAGCAAATCTGGCGCCAAATACCGAATTTATTAGCGTACCACTTACAATTCAGGTGGGAGATGAAGCATTCGTTGACGATGCTAGCTTGGATATTGACCATATGATGCATGTGATGGAAACTTCTAAGGCTGCAGCAGGCTCAGCATGTCCGAGTCCTCAGGCATATCAGTCCGCTTTTGAAGGAGCCGATCATATTATTGTCTTGACAATTACTGGTGGCTTGTCAGGAAGCTTTAATGCAGCTCGGATAGCAAGAGATATGTATTTGGAGGAGCATCCAGAAGTTCAAATTCACCTGATTGATAGCTTGTCAGCCGGTGGTGAAATGGACCTTTTGGTGGATGAAATTAACCGGTTGATTGGAACAGGTTTGGATTTCCCACAAGTAGTAGAGGCCATCACCCATTACCAAAACCATAGTAAGCTTCTCTTCGTATTGGCTAAGGTGGATAATCTAGTTAAGAATGGTCGTCTGAGCAAACTGGTTGGAACAGTTGTTGGACTGCTAAATATTCGAATGGTTGGTGAAGCGAGTGCTGAGGGCAAACTTGAGTTGCTTCAAAAAGCGCGAGGTCATAAAAAATCTGTCAAAGCGGCTTTCGAAGAAATGAAGAAAGCAGGGTATCAAGGAGGGCGCATTGTGATGGCACACCGTAACAATGTGAAGTTTTTCCAAGACTTTTCAGAGTTAGTCCGACATAGTTTTCCTGCCGCCATCATTGATGAGGTTGCAACGTCTGGATTGTGCAGTTTTTATGCAGAAGACGGAGGATTACTGATGGGCTATGAAATTGAGGCCTCCGTCCAATAG